One window of Bacillus alkalicellulosilyticus genomic DNA carries:
- the dnaB gene encoding replicative DNA helicase: protein MSDLFADRTPPQNIEAEQAVLGAIFLEEQALVSASETLQPEDFYRAAHQRLYTVMIELAEKGEPVDLITVTSELQDRKWLDDVGGVSYLTDLANSVPTAANIDYYCRIVEEKSILRRLIRVATTIAADGYTSEDEVDAILNDAEKTILDVAQRKNTSAFISIKDVLVEAYDRIEMLQNQKEDITGIPTGFSQLDKMTAGFQRNDLIIVAARPSVGKTAFALNIAQNVATKTDENIAIFSLEMSAGQLVQRMLCAEGNIDAQRMRTGQLEPEDWQKLTMAMGSLSRAGIYIDDTPGVKVNDIRAKCRRLKQEKGLGMILIDYLQLIQGNGRGGENRQQEVSEISRTLKAIARELEVPVIALSQLSRGVESRQDKRPMMSDIRESGSIEQDADIVAFLYRDDYYDKESENQNIIEIIIAKQRNGPVGTVELAFIKEYNKFVNLERRHSEDSIPSGA from the coding sequence ATGAGTGATTTATTTGCTGACCGCACTCCACCACAAAATATAGAAGCCGAACAAGCTGTATTAGGTGCGATTTTTTTAGAAGAACAAGCTCTTGTGTCTGCTAGTGAAACACTACAGCCTGAAGATTTTTACCGTGCAGCTCATCAACGATTATATACTGTAATGATAGAGTTGGCGGAAAAAGGCGAGCCAGTAGACCTGATTACGGTCACCTCAGAGCTCCAAGATAGAAAGTGGTTGGATGATGTAGGTGGTGTATCCTATTTAACGGATTTAGCGAACTCAGTTCCAACTGCGGCCAATATCGATTATTATTGCCGAATTGTAGAAGAAAAATCGATATTAAGACGTTTAATTCGAGTAGCCACTACAATTGCTGCTGACGGGTATACAAGTGAAGATGAAGTTGACGCCATTTTAAATGATGCGGAAAAGACGATACTTGATGTAGCGCAAAGGAAAAACACGAGTGCTTTTATATCAATAAAAGATGTTTTAGTTGAAGCATATGATAGAATTGAAATGTTACAAAACCAAAAAGAGGATATTACGGGAATTCCTACAGGTTTCTCTCAATTAGATAAAATGACTGCGGGCTTTCAACGAAATGATTTAATTATTGTTGCTGCACGTCCTTCTGTAGGTAAAACCGCATTTGCTTTAAATATCGCTCAAAATGTAGCTACCAAAACAGATGAAAACATTGCGATATTTAGTTTGGAGATGTCAGCGGGCCAACTTGTACAACGTATGCTTTGTGCAGAAGGGAATATTGATGCACAACGAATGAGGACAGGTCAGCTAGAACCTGAGGATTGGCAAAAGTTAACGATGGCAATGGGAAGCTTATCTCGCGCAGGAATTTATATTGATGATACTCCAGGAGTTAAGGTGAATGATATTAGAGCCAAATGTAGAAGACTTAAGCAAGAAAAGGGTCTTGGTATGATTCTAATTGATTATTTACAGTTAATTCAAGGAAATGGACGCGGAGGCGAAAATCGCCAACAGGAAGTATCAGAAATTTCTCGTACACTAAAAGCAATTGCCAGGGAGCTTGAAGTCCCTGTAATTGCCCTTTCCCAGCTTTCCCGTGGTGTTGAGTCAAGACAAGACAAACGTCCAATGATGAGTGATATCCGTGAATCAGGAAGTATTGAGCAGGATGCAGATATCGTAGCCTTTTTATATCGTGACGATTATTATGACAAAGAATCAGAAAATCAAAACATTATTGAAATTATTATTGCTAAGCAACGTAACGGTCCGGTTGGGACGGTTGAGTTAGCATTTATAAAAGAATACAATAAATTTGTGAATTTAGAACGAAGGCATTCAGAAGATAGCATTCCATCTGGCGCATAG
- the rplI gene encoding 50S ribosomal protein L9: MKVIFLEDVKGKGKKGELKNVSDGYARNYLLPNNLAKEASQGNVKNLEAQKKSEQKKAEEELDAAKKYKEELESITVQIKAKSGEGGRLFGAVSTKQIAETLAKMKKKVDKRKILLDDPIRSLGYTNVPIKIHPEVVATVKVHVIEE, from the coding sequence ATGAAAGTTATATTTTTAGAAGATGTAAAGGGAAAAGGGAAAAAAGGGGAATTAAAAAACGTCTCTGATGGATACGCAAGAAATTATTTGCTTCCAAATAACTTGGCTAAAGAAGCATCACAAGGAAATGTTAAAAACTTAGAAGCACAAAAGAAAAGTGAGCAGAAAAAAGCAGAAGAGGAATTAGACGCTGCAAAAAAATATAAAGAAGAATTAGAAAGCATTACCGTTCAAATTAAAGCAAAATCAGGAGAAGGCGGCAGACTATTTGGAGCTGTTTCAACTAAACAAATTGCTGAAACATTAGCGAAAATGAAGAAGAAAGTGGATAAACGAAAAATATTGTTAGATGATCCAATTCGTTCGTTAGGCTATACAAATGTACCGATTAAAATCCATCCGGAAGTAGTTGCTACTGTTAAAGTACATGTAATAGAAGAATAA
- a CDS encoding DHH family phosphoesterase, producing MPKFLMKRWHGYHVLLLFAVATLFVGIAMLYRWEFGIVGFLLLGILAVYAFQARVSFERDLEEYISTLSYRVNKAGEEAVTKMPVGILLYNQDMSIQWVNPYMSEILPEQFLGKSVSHLSEEISLAINNNDEELMVDLNNRYYHLVIKQDERLLYFFDVTEKEETRELYQEEQTVIALIFLDNYDEVTQGLDDQVLSKLISQVTSSLNKWANEYDFFIRRMASDRFLAVLNQKSLRILEETRFEILDEVREVTGKEKISITLSIGVGTGEVSIRELGMLAQSSLDLALGRGGDQAAIKERNGRVRFYGGKSNAMEKRTRVRARVISHALRDFVLESDRVIVMGHQHPDMDAIGAAIGVLKIAEVNGKEGFVVLDRDDIHSDVQKLMEEVEQHDHLWSHFITPEEALEMGNESSLLIVVDTHKPSLVIEKRLLDKIDRVVVLDHHRRGEEFIDDPVLVYMEPYASSTSELVTELLEYQPKKLKMDILEATALLAGIIVDTKSFAIRTGSRTFDAASFLRRNGADTILVQRLLKEDLNQYIKRSQLVEKAELYHSGIIISKAREGEVYDQVLIAQAADTLLTMDGVVASFVISMRHDGRVGISARSLGDANVQVIMEKLGGGGHLTNAAVQLEDKTLDEAQQLLQTVIDEYIEGGS from the coding sequence ATGCCAAAGTTCTTAATGAAACGGTGGCATGGATACCATGTATTATTATTGTTTGCAGTCGCCACACTTTTTGTTGGGATTGCCATGCTGTATCGATGGGAATTCGGAATTGTAGGTTTTTTACTTTTGGGCATACTTGCCGTTTATGCTTTTCAAGCTAGAGTCTCGTTTGAAAGAGATTTAGAGGAGTATATTTCTACACTTTCTTACCGAGTAAACAAGGCTGGAGAAGAAGCGGTTACAAAAATGCCTGTAGGAATACTGTTATACAATCAAGATATGTCGATCCAATGGGTAAATCCTTATATGAGTGAAATCCTACCAGAGCAATTCCTTGGGAAGTCAGTGTCTCACTTATCAGAAGAAATATCACTTGCGATTAATAATAATGATGAAGAATTAATGGTTGATTTAAACAATCGATATTATCATTTGGTAATTAAACAGGATGAACGGCTATTATACTTTTTTGATGTAACTGAAAAAGAAGAAACAAGAGAACTATACCAAGAAGAACAAACTGTGATTGCACTTATCTTTTTAGATAACTATGATGAAGTAACACAAGGGCTAGACGACCAAGTCTTAAGTAAATTAATAAGTCAAGTTACATCATCCCTCAACAAGTGGGCAAATGAGTATGATTTTTTTATTCGAAGAATGGCTTCTGACCGTTTTTTAGCCGTCCTAAATCAAAAATCACTTCGTATACTTGAAGAAACAAGGTTTGAAATACTTGATGAAGTTCGAGAAGTAACAGGAAAAGAAAAAATTTCGATTACATTAAGTATTGGAGTAGGAACAGGTGAAGTCTCAATTAGAGAGTTAGGAATGTTAGCTCAATCGAGTCTCGATTTGGCATTAGGACGAGGTGGGGACCAAGCTGCCATTAAAGAAAGAAACGGCAGGGTCCGCTTTTACGGTGGAAAATCAAATGCGATGGAAAAACGAACACGAGTAAGAGCAAGGGTCATTTCACATGCTCTGCGTGATTTTGTTTTGGAAAGTGACAGAGTCATTGTGATGGGACACCAACACCCAGATATGGATGCAATTGGTGCAGCCATCGGTGTACTAAAAATTGCTGAAGTGAATGGGAAAGAAGGGTTTGTTGTTCTTGATAGAGATGATATTCACTCTGATGTTCAAAAACTCATGGAAGAAGTAGAACAGCACGACCACTTATGGTCTCATTTTATTACTCCTGAAGAAGCTTTAGAAATGGGTAACGAAAGTTCTCTTCTTATCGTTGTAGATACCCATAAGCCGTCTCTTGTTATTGAAAAGCGGTTATTGGATAAGATTGACCGAGTTGTTGTATTAGATCACCATCGAAGAGGTGAAGAATTTATCGATGATCCAGTATTGGTGTACATGGAGCCTTACGCTTCATCTACTTCTGAGTTAGTTACTGAATTATTAGAGTATCAGCCAAAGAAACTTAAAATGGATATCTTAGAAGCAACAGCGTTGTTAGCCGGGATTATCGTCGATACAAAAAGCTTTGCGATTCGAACAGGCTCAAGAACGTTTGATGCTGCATCATTTTTAAGAAGAAATGGTGCCGATACGATATTAGTACAAAGATTACTTAAAGAAGATTTAAATCAGTACATTAAGCGGTCACAGTTGGTAGAAAAAGCTGAATTGTATCATTCTGGGATTATTATTTCTAAAGCACGTGAAGGCGAAGTATACGACCAAGTTTTAATTGCACAAGCAGCAGACACACTGCTAACCATGGATGGTGTTGTTGCATCGTTTGTGATATCGATGCGTCATGACGGTCGAGTAGGAATTAGTGCTCGTTCTCTAGGAGATGCGAACGTTCAAGTTATTATGGAGAAACTCGGTGGTGGCGGTCATTTAACGAATGCTGCCGTTCAGCTTGAAGATAAAACTCTCGATGAAGCACAACAACTACTTCAGACTGTTATTGATGAGTATATTGAAGGAGGAAGTTAA
- a CDS encoding YybS family protein: MKNTRMITEGALMAAIATVIIILGLFIPIIGQILLLFSPLPFIIFTIRYGLKAGILLSAVTIILTILITGIASILVAFLGSCLGVVMGELYRRKKQPLAVLLGGSLTVIFFTLLSFIISIVVLEINPVEMAVELQKESVQLAEQYISADEEQIQQLYNMIEIIPKLITTAIIGASILIALLVQVVCRPILKRMGFEIPPLPSFRDWKFPKVFIWYYLIVVILRMVGFEQGTTMDIITLNLYMLLTGVMVIQGASFVFYYCHVKKLAKILPNLVIVLIFILPGVYNVVQILGIIDLGFQLRNKIKAKLE; this comes from the coding sequence GTGAAAAATACTCGTATGATAACAGAAGGGGCCTTAATGGCTGCGATAGCAACCGTTATTATTATACTTGGATTATTTATTCCTATAATCGGACAAATTCTTTTGTTGTTTTCGCCCTTACCTTTTATCATTTTTACGATAAGGTATGGACTGAAGGCTGGCATATTGTTAAGTGCAGTAACCATCATATTAACTATATTGATAACTGGAATTGCATCAATACTAGTAGCTTTTTTGGGCAGCTGTTTAGGGGTTGTCATGGGTGAATTATACCGAAGAAAAAAACAGCCATTGGCCGTTCTATTGGGTGGAAGTTTGACAGTTATTTTCTTTACGCTACTGTCATTTATCATATCAATTGTAGTATTAGAAATAAATCCAGTTGAAATGGCAGTTGAACTACAAAAAGAGTCCGTTCAACTAGCAGAACAATACATTAGTGCAGACGAAGAACAAATACAGCAATTGTATAACATGATAGAAATTATCCCAAAACTCATTACGACAGCTATTATTGGTGCAAGTATCCTTATTGCATTATTGGTTCAAGTAGTGTGTAGACCGATTTTAAAGAGAATGGGATTTGAGATTCCTCCATTGCCATCTTTTCGTGATTGGAAGTTTCCAAAGGTATTTATTTGGTATTATTTAATTGTCGTGATATTAAGAATGGTTGGCTTTGAGCAAGGAACTACAATGGATATCATCACATTAAATTTATACATGTTGTTAACTGGGGTTATGGTTATTCAAGGAGCTTCATTTGTCTTTTATTACTGTCATGTAAAAAAACTTGCAAAAATTCTTCCTAATCTTGTAATTGTTCTTATATTTATTTTGCCTGGAGTTTACAATGTTGTTCAGATCTTAGGTATAATTGACTTAGGGTTTCAACTTAGGAATAAAATTAAAGCTAAGTTGGAATAA
- the rpsR gene encoding 30S ribosomal protein S18 — MARRGRGPKRRKVCYFTVNKIEKIDYKDTDLLKKFISERGKILPRRVTGTSAKYQRQLTTAIKRARTIALLPYVNEVN; from the coding sequence ATGGCTCGTAGAGGACGTGGACCAAAACGTCGTAAAGTTTGTTACTTTACGGTAAACAAAATCGAGAAAATCGATTATAAAGATACTGACTTATTGAAGAAGTTCATTTCAGAGCGTGGAAAAATTCTTCCTCGCCGTGTAACTGGTACTTCTGCTAAATACCAACGTCAATTAACGACTGCAATTAAGCGCGCTCGTACAATCGCTTTGTTGCCTTATGTTAATGAAGTAAACTAA
- the ssb gene encoding single-stranded DNA-binding protein, with product MINRVILVGRLTKDPELRYTPNGVAVANFTLAVNRPFSNQQGDREADFINCIIWRKQAENVANFLKKGSLAGVDGRIQTRSYDNNEGKRVYITEVVAESVQFLEPRGASGGGGNQNSGFSGGQSPMGQGQGGYGQQNQNRNQSRLDEDPFANDGKTIDISDDDLPF from the coding sequence ATGATTAACCGTGTCATTCTTGTTGGACGTTTAACGAAAGATCCAGAGTTACGATACACACCAAATGGTGTCGCTGTGGCAAACTTTACGCTTGCAGTCAATCGTCCGTTTTCAAATCAGCAAGGCGATCGTGAAGCGGATTTTATTAACTGTATTATCTGGCGTAAGCAAGCCGAAAACGTAGCAAACTTCTTGAAAAAGGGGAGTTTAGCTGGCGTTGATGGGAGAATTCAAACACGAAGTTATGACAACAATGAAGGTAAACGAGTATACATTACTGAAGTCGTTGCAGAAAGTGTTCAGTTCTTAGAGCCACGAGGAGCATCAGGCGGTGGCGGTAATCAAAACTCTGGATTCAGTGGCGGACAAAGTCCAATGGGACAAGGTCAAGGTGGCTACGGTCAACAAAATCAAAATCGCAATCAATCAAGATTAGATGAAGACCCATTTGCAAATGATGGGAAGACCATTGATATCTCTGATGACGATTTGCCATTCTAA
- the rpsF gene encoding 30S ribosomal protein S6, with protein sequence MRNYEIMYIIAPNLEEAANKEIVERYNGVLTNNGAELEKVEEMGKRRLAYEINNFREGFYVKLNVLSNPEAIAEFNRLIKINENVIRTLIVKDEK encoded by the coding sequence GTGCGTAACTATGAGATTATGTATATCATTGCGCCTAACCTAGAAGAAGCTGCTAACAAAGAAATCGTTGAAAGATACAATGGTGTCTTAACAAACAACGGTGCTGAACTAGAAAAGGTAGAGGAAATGGGCAAACGTCGCTTAGCATATGAAATCAACAACTTCCGTGAAGGTTTCTATGTCAAGCTGAATGTTTTATCTAATCCTGAAGCGATTGCAGAGTTCAATCGTCTTATCAAGATCAATGAAAATGTAATTCGTACTTTAATTGTTAAAGACGAAAAGTAA
- the ychF gene encoding redox-regulated ATPase YchF — MALTTGIVGLPNVGKSTLFNAITQAGAESANYPFCTIDPNVGIVEVPDYRLTKLTELVQPKKVVPTAFEFTDIAGIVEGASKGEGLGNKFLSHIRQVDAISHVVRCFDDENITHVAGRVNPINDIEVINLELILADLESVEKRLDRVAKLAKQKDKEAMVEHEALVKLKAAFEDEKPARSVDLTDEEKKIVYGLHLLTMKPVLYVANVSEEDLVAEGDNDFVKSVKEFAANENSEVIVVCAKIEAEISELDNDEKAMFLEELGIEESGLDQLIRAAYHLLGLRTYFTAGVQEVRAWTIRQGTKAPQAAGVIHTDFERGFIRAEVVAYDDLVEAGSMAVAKEKGKVRLEGKDYVVADGDVMHFRFNV, encoded by the coding sequence ATGGCATTAACTACAGGTATCGTTGGTTTACCGAACGTTGGAAAATCTACATTATTTAACGCAATTACACAAGCAGGGGCAGAATCAGCAAACTACCCCTTCTGTACGATAGACCCAAATGTAGGGATCGTAGAAGTACCAGATTATCGTCTTACAAAGTTAACGGAATTAGTACAACCAAAAAAAGTAGTTCCGACAGCGTTTGAATTTACCGACATTGCAGGAATTGTTGAAGGTGCAAGTAAGGGAGAAGGTCTAGGAAATAAATTTTTATCTCATATTAGACAAGTTGACGCAATTTCTCATGTCGTACGATGTTTTGATGATGAAAACATCACCCATGTTGCAGGTAGGGTAAATCCTATAAATGACATTGAAGTGATTAATCTAGAATTAATCTTAGCAGACTTAGAATCGGTAGAAAAAAGACTTGACCGAGTAGCTAAGTTAGCAAAACAAAAAGATAAAGAAGCTATGGTCGAACATGAAGCTCTTGTAAAGTTAAAAGCTGCATTTGAAGATGAAAAACCAGCAAGAAGTGTGGACCTTACAGATGAAGAAAAGAAAATTGTATATGGATTGCACCTATTAACCATGAAACCAGTTCTTTATGTAGCCAATGTGAGTGAGGAAGATTTAGTAGCAGAAGGAGATAACGACTTTGTTAAAAGTGTGAAAGAGTTTGCAGCAAATGAAAATTCAGAAGTTATTGTCGTTTGTGCAAAAATTGAAGCTGAAATCTCTGAACTAGATAATGATGAAAAAGCAATGTTCCTCGAGGAGTTAGGTATTGAGGAGTCAGGTCTAGACCAATTAATAAGAGCAGCTTATCATTTGTTAGGGTTACGAACATATTTCACAGCTGGAGTTCAAGAAGTAAGAGCTTGGACCATTCGTCAAGGAACAAAAGCGCCACAGGCGGCAGGGGTTATTCATACAGACTTCGAACGTGGCTTTATCCGTGCAGAGGTTGTCGCTTATGATGACCTTGTAGAAGCGGGTTCAATGGCCGTAGCTAAAGAAAAGGGAAAAGTTAGATTAGAGGGAAAAGACTACGTTGTCGCTGATGGTGACGTAATGCATTTCCGCTTTAATGTATAA
- a CDS encoding DUF951 domain-containing protein codes for MADKEFELHDIVEMKKPHPCGENRWKIIRMGMDIRIKCLGCEHSVLLPRKEFSRKIKKIL; via the coding sequence GTGGCAGACAAGGAATTTGAATTACATGATATTGTTGAAATGAAAAAGCCACATCCTTGTGGAGAGAACCGATGGAAGATTATTCGCATGGGAATGGATATTCGAATAAAGTGTTTAGGTTGTGAACATAGCGTATTATTGCCACGAAAAGAATTTTCCCGCAAAATAAAAAAAATACTATAA
- the yyaC gene encoding spore protease YyaC, producing MILNRNLFPKKASPFRVHMDDENSITAITEKLYQLIPSILTQDLVIICIGTDRSTGDSLGPLIGTKLSEHNLANFHVYGTLEHPVHAVNLEDTLVEINKKHTRPFIIGIDACLGRVSSVGKITVGDGSIKPGAAVNKKLPEVGNIHLTGIVNIGGMMEYFVLQNTRLHTVMKMATIMASSIDGVDQLLTRRKKHRKSLLETLTPTFFVKERKETHL from the coding sequence ATGATTCTAAATCGCAATTTATTCCCAAAAAAGGCGTCACCGTTTCGAGTTCATATGGATGATGAAAATTCTATTACTGCGATCACAGAAAAACTATATCAGTTAATTCCATCAATTTTGACACAAGATTTAGTCATTATTTGCATTGGCACTGACCGTTCTACAGGAGATTCATTGGGACCTCTTATCGGAACAAAACTATCAGAACATAATCTAGCAAATTTTCATGTGTATGGTACGCTAGAACACCCTGTTCATGCTGTAAATCTTGAAGATACACTAGTAGAAATCAATAAAAAGCATACACGCCCTTTTATTATTGGTATTGATGCTTGTTTGGGTCGAGTAAGTAGCGTTGGGAAAATAACCGTAGGAGATGGATCAATTAAACCTGGTGCGGCTGTAAATAAAAAACTTCCGGAAGTGGGTAACATTCATTTGACTGGTATTGTTAATATAGGTGGGATGATGGAGTATTTCGTATTACAAAACACACGTTTGCATACAGTCATGAAGATGGCTACAATAATGGCTTCAAGTATTGACGGAGTCGACCAATTGCTAACTAGACGTAAAAAGCATCGAAAATCACTTTTAGAAACGCTCACTCCTACTTTTTTTGTTAAAGAACGAAAAGAAACTCATCTTTAA
- a CDS encoding DUF554 domain-containing protein, translating to MVLLGTLVNALAIVVGTLLGLVVKNIPERIKVTIMQAIGLAVIVLGIGMGLKSDQYLIVIGSLVVGGLLGERWDLEGKLNQLGKWLEKKVSPNEEGQVTKAFVTTTLIYVVGAMAILGALDSGLRGDHSILYTKSMLDGFSAIIFASTLGFGVIFSAIPVLLYQGFIALFSTQIDQFIPKLIMEAFIVEMTATGGIMILAIGLNLLGITKIRVANLLPSIIVTGLLVSIVYYWPF from the coding sequence GTGGTATTATTGGGGACCCTTGTTAACGCGCTTGCAATCGTAGTAGGGACTTTGCTTGGATTAGTAGTGAAAAACATTCCTGAAAGAATAAAAGTAACGATTATGCAAGCTATAGGATTGGCTGTAATAGTACTTGGAATTGGAATGGGTTTAAAGAGTGACCAATATTTAATTGTTATTGGCAGCTTAGTAGTAGGTGGTTTGCTAGGAGAACGCTGGGATTTAGAAGGAAAACTAAATCAATTAGGAAAATGGCTAGAAAAAAAAGTGAGTCCTAATGAAGAAGGGCAAGTAACAAAAGCTTTCGTCACTACCACTTTAATCTATGTTGTAGGTGCCATGGCTATACTTGGAGCGTTGGATAGTGGATTAAGAGGAGACCATTCGATATTATACACCAAATCCATGTTAGATGGCTTCTCTGCGATTATCTTTGCGTCTACTTTAGGGTTTGGTGTCATCTTCTCTGCCATTCCAGTCTTACTGTATCAAGGATTTATCGCATTATTTTCAACACAAATCGACCAATTTATCCCTAAACTGATAATGGAAGCTTTTATTGTCGAGATGACAGCGACAGGCGGTATTATGATTTTAGCGATTGGACTAAATCTATTAGGTATAACAAAAATAAGAGTAGCAAATCTATTACCTTCTATTATCGTAACGGGATTGCTAGTTTCTATTGTTTATTATTGGCCTTTTTAA
- a CDS encoding aminotransferase class V-fold PLP-dependent enzyme — MDIIYFDQAASSFPKPKSVAISMAEAVNEYGANPGRGGHRLAVKASENIFATRKKIADMFGESDPNNVIFTQNATYALNQAIQGLPLTDGDHVITTSLEHNSVRRPLEFLKETKGISISYIKPRENGLLNSQDIKTEIKSNTVAIVTSHGSNVTGAVLPITEIGDIAKQHNLYFIVDASQTAGVIPINMETQHIDMLAFPGHKGLLGPQGTGVLIVNKRVPLMPLIYGGTGSHSEDISQPNERPYRFESGTLNTPAIVGLLAGIEEVEKLTIENIYAHELALTKHCLQELEKIDGVKIYGPSLKKERLGVISFTLEGMDVHEVSMVLDQHYHIAVRAGLHCSPLAHECTNTVSSGTIRVSFGPYNTIEEIDQFIQAVNEIKAYF; from the coding sequence GTGGATATTATTTATTTTGACCAAGCAGCTTCCTCTTTCCCTAAACCAAAGTCTGTAGCTATTTCAATGGCAGAGGCAGTAAACGAATATGGAGCGAACCCTGGGAGGGGAGGACATCGTTTAGCTGTTAAAGCTAGCGAGAACATATTTGCTACACGAAAAAAAATAGCAGATATGTTTGGGGAGAGTGACCCAAACAATGTCATTTTCACACAAAATGCTACATATGCACTTAATCAGGCTATTCAGGGGTTACCCTTAACAGATGGAGACCATGTTATCACGACATCTTTAGAACATAATTCTGTAAGAAGGCCACTTGAATTTTTAAAGGAAACGAAAGGGATATCTATTTCCTACATAAAACCTCGAGAAAACGGTTTACTAAATAGTCAAGATATTAAAACTGAAATAAAATCAAATACTGTAGCTATCGTTACGAGCCACGGTTCGAACGTAACAGGTGCCGTCCTACCAATCACAGAAATAGGGGATATCGCAAAACAACATAACTTGTACTTTATTGTTGACGCTTCACAAACAGCAGGAGTCATCCCAATTAATATGGAAACTCAACATATTGATATGTTAGCCTTTCCAGGACATAAGGGTTTGTTAGGTCCTCAAGGAACAGGAGTATTAATTGTTAATAAAAGAGTCCCGTTAATGCCTTTAATATATGGTGGAACAGGAAGTCACTCAGAAGACATTTCTCAACCAAATGAAAGACCGTATCGTTTTGAAAGTGGGACATTAAATACCCCTGCAATTGTTGGTTTATTAGCGGGAATTGAAGAGGTTGAGAAACTGACAATTGAAAATATTTACGCTCATGAGTTAGCTTTAACCAAGCATTGTCTACAAGAATTAGAAAAAATTGATGGTGTGAAAATCTATGGCCCTTCTCTAAAGAAAGAACGTCTAGGAGTCATTTCATTTACGTTAGAAGGTATGGATGTACATGAGGTTTCTATGGTCTTAGATCAACATTATCATATTGCTGTAAGAGCTGGACTCCATTGTTCCCCATTGGCTCACGAATGTACCAACACGGTTTCAAGTGGCACAATAAGAGTCAGTTTTGGTCCATATAATACAATTGAAGAAATAGACCAGTTCATTCAGGCAGTAAATGAAATAAAAGCTTACTTTTAG
- a CDS encoding ParB/RepB/Spo0J family partition protein, translated as MAKGLGKGLQAFFPEVVNEQDETIQEVIIKDIRPNPYQPRKTFTEESLHELKESIESHGILQPLILRKSIKGYEIVVGERRFRAATLAGLDTVPAVIRELSEEKMMEIALIENLQREDLNPIEEAIAYEKLMHHLQVTQEQLASKLGKSRPHIANHLRLLHLPKVVQQFVSDGKLSMGHGRALLGLKNKEKLSLLLEKVLQEKLSVRELEALVQRLNENVSRETKKKVSSSPFMKAKEEILRNRFGTSVSIKKGKKKGKIEIDFFNEDDLERILTLLEGESI; from the coding sequence ATGGCGAAAGGGTTAGGTAAAGGTTTACAAGCTTTCTTCCCTGAAGTTGTAAATGAACAAGATGAAACCATTCAAGAAGTTATCATTAAGGATATTCGTCCCAACCCATACCAACCTAGAAAAACATTTACTGAAGAATCACTACATGAATTAAAAGAGTCGATTGAAAGTCATGGTATATTACAACCTCTTATCCTTAGAAAAAGTATAAAAGGGTATGAAATTGTAGTTGGGGAAAGAAGATTCCGAGCTGCGACATTAGCCGGCTTAGATACAGTACCAGCTGTAATTAGAGAATTATCGGAAGAAAAAATGATGGAGATTGCTTTGATTGAAAATCTTCAAAGAGAAGATTTAAATCCTATTGAAGAAGCGATTGCTTATGAAAAGTTAATGCATCATTTACAAGTAACTCAAGAACAATTAGCGAGTAAACTTGGAAAGAGTAGACCTCATATTGCAAACCACCTTAGACTACTACATTTACCAAAAGTAGTTCAACAATTCGTTTCGGATGGTAAACTTTCAATGGGGCATGGTAGAGCATTATTAGGACTGAAAAATAAAGAAAAGTTATCTCTTTTACTAGAAAAAGTATTACAGGAAAAATTAAGTGTACGAGAATTAGAGGCGCTAGTTCAACGTTTAAATGAAAATGTTTCACGTGAAACAAAAAAGAAAGTGTCTTCCTCTCCTTTTATGAAAGCAAAAGAAGAAATTTTGCGAAATCGTTTTGGTACTTCTGTTTCTATTAAAAAAGGCAAGAAAAAGGGAAAGATAGAAATTGACTTCTTTAATGAAGACGATTTAGAGAGAATATTAACCTTGCTAGAAGGGGAATCCATATAA